From the genome of Cytobacillus luteolus, one region includes:
- a CDS encoding alkaline phosphatase family protein, whose translation MLRVSIITSVILIALILFIGTNINASVTIEDTSKIKEYTQTDNQKPIVLLIVDSLMSEPLEQLISEGKAPALTFLKENGQYYPELVSSYPTMSVTIDSSLLTGTYADIHKLPGLVWFSTDKQQLYNYGSGSKEVLKSGLSNTLFNSLYTLNNEHLSKGVKTIFEEFEAEGRSSAAINALIYRGDTEHTLTFPEVASLINILPKEIKTMGPPLLSYGKINQFDPEYTKLSSWKNVGFNDKFSTNEYKFLKNQGTLPNFTMIYYPDLDKIIHEKGPNDVNGIENVDKELQSLLNMYPSWNDAIENSTWIIIGDSAQSGINKEKNALIDLRNVFNDYRIAQLGKPITSEDQVVLAINERMAYIYANNTDITLQELADQLKEDRRIDFFAYIDKELIRVHNVDTNKSLTFTSRGHLVDEYGQTWSVAGDLSILDLKVQNGKIEYGNYPDALARLYGALYSHQGRFIVTDAKPGYEFIGEGSPTHLGGAGHGSLHKVDSVSPMIITGTDITPETNRIVDLKDFILTLTKKQ comes from the coding sequence ATGTTGAGAGTTTCTATTATTACTTCAGTTATTTTAATCGCACTTATTTTGTTCATAGGTACAAATATTAATGCCTCCGTCACAATTGAAGACACATCAAAAATAAAGGAATACACACAAACTGATAACCAAAAACCAATCGTCCTATTAATTGTTGATTCTCTTATGTCAGAGCCCTTAGAACAGCTAATATCTGAAGGCAAGGCACCTGCGTTAACATTTCTGAAAGAAAATGGACAATACTATCCCGAGTTAGTTAGCTCATATCCTACTATGTCAGTGACAATCGACAGTTCTTTACTCACAGGTACATATGCTGATATTCATAAACTGCCAGGTCTCGTTTGGTTCAGTACTGATAAGCAGCAGCTTTATAATTATGGTAGCGGTAGTAAGGAAGTGTTAAAATCAGGTCTGAGCAACACATTGTTTAATAGTCTTTATACACTTAATAATGAACATTTAAGTAAGGGTGTAAAAACAATTTTTGAAGAGTTTGAAGCTGAAGGAAGGTCATCTGCAGCGATCAATGCCCTCATTTATCGAGGTGATACAGAGCATACCTTAACCTTCCCAGAGGTTGCATCACTGATTAACATTTTGCCTAAGGAAATAAAAACGATGGGTCCTCCACTTCTTTCTTATGGAAAGATTAATCAATTTGACCCAGAATATACGAAGCTGAGTTCTTGGAAGAATGTTGGTTTTAATGATAAGTTCTCCACAAATGAATATAAATTTTTAAAAAATCAAGGTACACTTCCTAACTTCACTATGATCTACTACCCAGATTTAGATAAAATCATCCATGAAAAGGGGCCAAATGATGTAAACGGGATTGAAAATGTTGATAAGGAGCTCCAATCTCTTTTGAATATGTATCCTTCATGGAATGATGCAATTGAAAACAGTACTTGGATCATTATAGGTGATAGCGCACAATCTGGCATAAACAAAGAGAAAAATGCACTTATTGATTTGCGAAATGTATTTAATGACTATCGAATTGCACAGTTAGGTAAACCAATTACGAGTGAAGATCAAGTCGTGCTGGCTATTAATGAGCGCATGGCATATATTTACGCAAACAATACAGACATCACACTACAAGAATTAGCAGATCAACTGAAGGAAGACAGGAGAATTGATTTTTTTGCTTATATTGATAAGGAGTTAATAAGGGTCCACAATGTTGACACAAATAAAAGTCTAACTTTTACTTCCAGAGGACACTTAGTGGATGAGTACGGTCAAACCTGGAGTGTTGCTGGAGATTTATCTATACTAGATTTAAAGGTCCAAAATGGCAAAATTGAGTATGGAAATTACCCAGATGCACTGGCTCGTTTATATGGTGCTCTCTATTCACACCAAGGAAGATTCATTGTTACAGATGCAAAACCTGGCTATGAGTTTATTGGAGAAGGTTCCCCAACTCACCTTGGTGGTGCAGGTCATGGTTCTTTACATAAGGTTGACTCTGTTTCCCCAATGATTATTACTGGTACTGATATAACTCCTGAAACAAATCGAATTGTGGATTTAAAAGACTTTATCCTTACATTAACAAAAAAACAGTAA
- a CDS encoding endonuclease/exonuclease/phosphatase family protein: MELKILSFNIHHGKGLDKRVNLGRIANIIKRSKADIIGLNEVDVSFGKRSQFLNQAAILAEQLEMEFVFGPVITRKKSDKTTGEYGNVLLSRIKMRSHENHLLYSHSYLAEPRGLLEVNFEISGKVISAFVTHLSINPFLQRKQIMDIETIVQRKSNVILMGDFNMSPVSRNHSYIGKILKDSSETESGYTYPANKPRKKLDYIFIQGDITVVESKVVTMDPVASDHLPLLTKIIIDE, translated from the coding sequence ATGGAACTAAAGATACTTTCTTTTAATATTCATCATGGTAAAGGGTTAGATAAACGAGTAAATCTAGGCCGTATTGCGAACATTATTAAAAGGAGTAAGGCAGACATTATTGGTTTAAACGAGGTAGATGTTTCATTTGGGAAACGTAGTCAATTTCTTAATCAAGCAGCCATTTTAGCAGAACAACTGGAAATGGAATTTGTTTTTGGTCCAGTAATTACTAGAAAAAAGTCTGATAAAACGACAGGTGAGTATGGAAATGTGTTATTATCTCGAATTAAAATGAGAAGCCATGAAAATCATTTACTTTACTCACATTCATATTTAGCTGAACCAAGAGGGCTATTAGAAGTGAATTTTGAAATTTCGGGGAAAGTAATTTCCGCATTTGTAACCCATCTAAGTATTAATCCCTTTTTACAAAGAAAACAGATCATGGACATTGAAACTATCGTCCAAAGGAAAAGCAATGTGATTTTAATGGGTGACTTTAACATGAGTCCAGTAAGTAGAAATCATTCGTATATAGGTAAAATTTTGAAAGATTCATCTGAGACAGAAAGTGGCTATACATACCCTGCCAATAAACCTCGTAAAAAGCTGGATTATATATTCATACAGGGTGATATTACTGTAGTAGAGTCGAAAGTAGTAACAATGGATCCAGTAGCATCTGATCATCTACCATTACTGACTAAAATTATTATTGATGAATAG
- a CDS encoding TVP38/TMEM64 family protein, whose translation MKKTLSFIVIYLGLLYFVYTNHKEILNWITESDSSLLPLMFLLSTLFGVIPVIPFSVFSGLMGSKYGLVIGASINWFGTVAASVIIYLLARYGFSDYFTNYLKRFKGISRFNELITRNAFIAILFTRLIPIVPPPVVNVYSGLIKINLATYTIATVIGKLPGMVLYAFVGDRLFSSIHDLIYGLVFYVLFLLIILLIYFLWTKANKN comes from the coding sequence TTGAAAAAAACACTATCATTTATTGTGATTTACTTAGGTTTACTATACTTTGTATATACCAATCATAAGGAAATCTTAAATTGGATTACAGAAAGCGATTCATCATTACTTCCGCTTATGTTTTTATTGTCCACCCTTTTTGGTGTAATTCCAGTAATTCCATTTAGTGTATTTTCAGGGCTGATGGGAAGTAAGTACGGTCTTGTTATTGGTGCTTCTATTAACTGGTTTGGTACAGTTGCAGCATCCGTTATTATTTATCTTTTAGCAAGATATGGATTTTCTGATTACTTTACAAATTATTTAAAGCGTTTTAAGGGGATTTCCAGGTTTAATGAATTAATTACACGAAACGCCTTTATAGCCATCCTTTTTACAAGACTAATTCCGATTGTCCCACCACCTGTAGTCAATGTTTATTCCGGACTTATTAAAATAAACCTTGCTACATATACAATTGCAACGGTAATAGGGAAGTTGCCCGGAATGGTACTGTATGCTTTTGTTGGTGACCGATTATTCTCTTCGATTCATGATTTAATTTATGGATTAGTATTTTATGTTCTATTCTTATTAATCATTTTGCTCATCTATTTTTTATGGACAAAAGCAAATAAGAATTGA
- a CDS encoding FdhF/YdeP family oxidoreductase — MGDTKHTGPVKLDKSIKPSLWASLAPMGVGKVKPHHIKDTVKVAIENKDNLPYAYRILTQGVCDGCALGVSGLQDQTLLGPHICTTRLNVLRLNTMSSIDPKWFTRLEELKKLSSTELRKLGRIPYPLSRKKGENKFTRISWDEALNRISQKIRSVDPKQLAFYLTSRGITNESYYAAAKVARFLGTNHIDNASRICHSPSKTALKRSLGIGASSCNYKDWIGTDVLVFWGSVAANNQPVSTKYMYAAKKAGTKIIMINPYAEPSMEKYWIPSIPESALFGTKLVDDTYQVNIGGDIAFMNGVMKHWFDMEEETRGSAIDHAFVNKHTKGFMDLKYHIRKQKWAEIEKSSGLTKDRIIEFAKLLANSKSGVFIWSMGLTQHRFGTDNISQVANLAMLRGFIGREKCGVMPIRGHSGVQGAGEMGADPFVLPGSDFDEENSKRMEEIWGFRVPRWQGDPIGNTIENMILDPNHPSKIKVFFTSGGNFVETMPNPDFIKEALESVELRVHQDIILNTSTLLDAKEEVIILPAMTRYEQSGGGTSTSTERMVYFSPEIKGPRIEEARAEWEIYVDLAKRCYPEKQHLIDFKNTQEIRNEIAVANRNYDGIQKLKNRGDVFQWGGAWLCEGGVCPTADGKGNLLPIELPELRKTEGHFNVTTRRGKQFNSMIYSNTDPFNNADRYDIILNSEDARKLAIKNGDAIVVYNQNGTLQGRAKIDNTKEGNIAVYWPEGNVLIPKGVYEKYAKIPEYNTMAIVEKAETFHARKDIRYVEKRIEELEEVTM; from the coding sequence ATGGGAGATACGAAACATACAGGACCAGTTAAGCTGGATAAGTCAATTAAGCCATCATTATGGGCCAGTTTAGCACCTATGGGAGTTGGTAAGGTAAAACCACACCATATTAAAGATACAGTTAAAGTAGCGATTGAAAATAAAGACAACCTTCCATATGCATACCGTATTTTAACGCAAGGTGTATGTGACGGTTGTGCTCTTGGAGTTTCAGGGCTGCAGGATCAAACCTTGCTTGGTCCTCATATCTGTACAACAAGATTAAATGTCTTACGATTAAATACGATGTCTAGTATTGATCCAAAATGGTTTACTAGATTAGAAGAATTAAAGAAACTTTCAAGTACAGAGCTTAGGAAACTAGGGAGAATTCCTTATCCTTTGTCTAGAAAAAAAGGGGAGAATAAGTTTACAAGAATATCTTGGGATGAAGCATTAAACCGAATTTCTCAAAAAATTCGAAGTGTTGATCCTAAACAACTTGCTTTCTACTTAACTTCACGTGGAATCACAAATGAGTCCTATTATGCTGCGGCAAAGGTAGCTAGATTTCTAGGAACGAATCACATTGATAATGCCTCACGTATTTGTCATTCACCTAGTAAAACGGCGTTAAAACGTTCACTTGGCATTGGTGCTTCAAGCTGTAATTACAAAGATTGGATCGGTACTGATGTTTTAGTTTTTTGGGGATCTGTAGCAGCGAATAATCAGCCAGTATCAACAAAATATATGTATGCAGCCAAAAAAGCGGGTACGAAAATCATTATGATTAACCCATATGCAGAGCCGTCAATGGAGAAGTATTGGATTCCTTCAATTCCAGAAAGTGCATTGTTTGGGACGAAACTCGTTGATGACACATATCAGGTCAATATTGGTGGAGATATTGCCTTTATGAATGGAGTCATGAAGCATTGGTTTGACATGGAAGAGGAAACAAGAGGTTCTGCTATCGATCATGCCTTCGTCAATAAGCATACGAAGGGATTTATGGACTTAAAATATCATATTCGAAAACAGAAGTGGGCTGAAATTGAAAAATCATCAGGCCTAACAAAAGACAGAATCATAGAATTCGCGAAACTTCTAGCAAACTCTAAATCTGGTGTGTTTATTTGGAGTATGGGATTAACACAGCACCGATTTGGAACAGATAATATCTCTCAGGTTGCGAATCTTGCCATGCTGAGAGGGTTTATAGGCCGGGAGAAATGTGGTGTTATGCCTATTAGAGGTCATAGTGGTGTACAAGGTGCGGGAGAAATGGGAGCAGATCCATTTGTCCTGCCTGGAAGTGACTTTGATGAAGAAAATAGCAAGAGGATGGAAGAGATTTGGGGCTTTCGGGTTCCAAGATGGCAAGGTGATCCGATTGGTAATACGATTGAAAACATGATATTGGACCCAAACCATCCTAGTAAAATTAAAGTCTTTTTTACAAGTGGAGGAAACTTCGTAGAAACCATGCCTAACCCTGACTTTATAAAAGAAGCACTTGAAAGTGTAGAGTTAAGGGTACACCAGGATATTATCTTAAACACGTCTACTCTTTTAGACGCCAAGGAGGAAGTTATCATCCTACCAGCGATGACAAGATATGAACAATCTGGTGGCGGAACATCAACTAGTACAGAACGGATGGTTTATTTTAGTCCGGAAATTAAGGGACCTAGAATTGAAGAAGCAAGAGCTGAATGGGAAATTTATGTTGATTTAGCGAAAAGGTGTTATCCTGAGAAACAACACCTCATTGATTTTAAAAATACTCAAGAAATTAGAAACGAGATTGCTGTAGCAAATCGAAACTATGATGGAATCCAAAAGTTAAAAAATAGAGGAGATGTTTTCCAATGGGGTGGCGCTTGGTTATGCGAGGGTGGCGTTTGCCCAACAGCGGATGGCAAAGGGAATTTGCTTCCAATCGAATTACCAGAGTTACGCAAAACAGAAGGTCATTTCAATGTAACGACAAGAAGAGGAAAGCAATTCAACTCGATGATCTATTCTAATACGGATCCGTTTAATAATGCAGATCGTTATGATATTATCTTAAATTCTGAAGATGCTAGAAAGTTAGCAATTAAGAATGGTGATGCAATCGTTGTGTATAATCAAAATGGAACCTTACAAGGTCGAGCAAAAATAGATAACACGAAGGAAGGAAACATCGCTGTATATTGGCCTGAGGGAAATGTTCTAATTCCTAAAGGGGTTTATGAAAAATACGCAAAAATTCCTGAGTACAACACAATGGCAATCGTAGAAAAAGCTGAAACCTTCCATGCAAGAAAAGACATTCGTTATGTAGAGAAAAGAATAGAAGAATTAGAAGAGGTTACGATGTAA
- a CDS encoding class I SAM-dependent methyltransferase: MNQSFEHYLKESEKAFEGWDFSYITSNGRMQDSPISWDYTDLIQKAIKNSTSLLDMGTGGGEYLSSLSDLPSFTCATEGYEPNVQIAKNRLEPLGIKVFQVIDDNSLPFENDTFDLIINRHEAYSPKEIMRILKPGGVFITQQVGGENDKEFNEWFNVPESEYRYWNLEYALKECDEVGLSIQMAHEDKVYTSFQDVGAIIYYLKAIPWQIPDFSVENYKDQLHKVHQLITENGPFKSTCHRFIITAIKNK, encoded by the coding sequence ATGAACCAATCATTTGAACACTATCTTAAAGAGTCAGAAAAGGCATTTGAAGGATGGGATTTTTCATATATTACTAGTAATGGAAGAATGCAAGACTCTCCAATAAGTTGGGATTATACAGACCTCATACAAAAAGCAATCAAAAATTCAACTTCTCTACTAGATATGGGAACCGGTGGGGGAGAATATTTATCATCACTTAGTGACTTACCTTCCTTTACTTGTGCTACTGAAGGGTATGAACCAAATGTGCAAATTGCTAAAAATAGACTAGAACCACTTGGGATTAAAGTGTTCCAGGTGATTGATGACAATTCCCTTCCATTCGAAAATGATACCTTTGATTTAATTATAAATAGGCATGAAGCCTATTCTCCAAAAGAAATCATGCGAATTCTAAAACCTGGCGGAGTTTTCATTACCCAACAGGTTGGTGGGGAGAATGATAAGGAATTCAATGAATGGTTTAATGTACCTGAAAGTGAATATAGATACTGGAACTTGGAGTATGCTCTAAAAGAATGTGATGAAGTTGGCTTATCCATACAGATGGCACATGAAGATAAGGTATATACGAGTTTTCAAGATGTGGGGGCAATCATTTATTACCTAAAAGCGATCCCTTGGCAAATTCCTGATTTTTCAGTTGAAAACTATAAGGATCAATTACATAAAGTTCATCAATTAATTACAGAAAATGGTCCTTTCAAAAGCACATGCCATCGCTTTATTATAACTGCCATAAAAAATAAGTAG
- a CDS encoding undecaprenyldiphospho-muramoylpentapeptide beta-N-acetylglucosaminyltransferase has protein sequence MKKRIVFTGGGSAGHVTVNLALIPKFLELGWDVSYIGSESGIERELISTLKSVTYYPISTGKLRRYFDVKNFKDPLKVLKGVFQAKSILSNIKPDVIFSKGGFVSVPVVIGARLNKLPVIIHESDLTPGLANKISIPFATKVCVTFPETISHIPEQKAISIGPIVREEIFKGKKSEGLKLCDFISVKPVLLIMGGSLGAKRINEAVHNNLDMLVKQFQIVHICGKGNLYPSLARQGYKQFEYVGSELPHFMQMADIVISRAGSNSIFEFLALKKPMLLIPLSKAQSRGDQILNADSFYKSGFCEVLQEEELTDERFLIEVNNLLLNKDKYIENMMTVTESDSLNNVLSLIQRVGKKEE, from the coding sequence GTGAAAAAACGAATTGTGTTTACGGGTGGAGGCTCAGCTGGCCATGTGACAGTTAACCTTGCATTAATTCCAAAATTTCTCGAACTTGGCTGGGATGTTAGCTATATTGGGTCTGAGAGTGGAATTGAACGGGAGTTAATTTCAACACTTAAATCAGTAACGTATTATCCAATATCTACTGGTAAGTTAAGAAGGTATTTTGATGTGAAAAATTTTAAAGACCCGTTAAAAGTGCTAAAAGGTGTTTTTCAGGCGAAGAGCATTCTTTCTAACATTAAGCCTGATGTTATATTTTCAAAGGGGGGTTTTGTGTCGGTCCCTGTGGTTATTGGTGCGAGGTTGAATAAACTACCCGTTATCATTCATGAATCAGATCTTACGCCCGGGTTGGCAAATAAAATATCAATTCCATTTGCGACTAAGGTATGTGTCACTTTTCCAGAAACAATTAGCCATATTCCAGAACAAAAAGCTATATCAATTGGTCCAATTGTTCGTGAAGAAATTTTTAAAGGGAAGAAGTCTGAGGGGTTGAAACTGTGTGACTTTATCAGTGTAAAACCAGTTTTATTGATAATGGGTGGAAGTTTAGGGGCAAAAAGGATAAACGAAGCCGTACATAATAATCTGGATATGTTGGTCAAACAGTTTCAGATAGTACATATATGTGGTAAGGGGAATCTATACCCATCTTTAGCTAGACAAGGGTATAAACAGTTTGAATATGTTGGGAGTGAGTTGCCACATTTCATGCAAATGGCTGATATCGTAATCTCTAGAGCAGGCTCGAATTCAATCTTTGAGTTTTTGGCATTAAAAAAACCTATGCTTCTTATTCCATTATCGAAAGCCCAAAGTAGGGGAGATCAAATCTTAAATGCAGACTCCTTTTATAAATCTGGATTTTGCGAGGTGCTTCAGGAAGAAGAGCTGACAGATGAGAGATTCTTGATAGAAGTAAATAACCTTCTCTTAAATAAAGATAAATATATAGAGAACATGATGACTGTAACAGAATCGGATTCACTGAATAACGTATTGTCTCTGATACAACGTGTGGGGAAGAAGGAAGAATAG
- a CDS encoding GNAT family N-acetyltransferase, whose amino-acid sequence MNLKVYESPNEFLEKVEDFLLKEEVVNNLALGLLYTLTKPNSHYKDAFLACVEKNETPVLVMVMTPPHNLIVYGVGEDVNEAIGVAVTSIKDIGVILPGVLGPKALAAEFSGEWVQQIGCRLEVKMEQRIYKLEKVNNVPLSNGKLRLATKDDLELIVDWTYQFSLVTPEHLSIEGARKLAERGIEESSIFIWDDNGPVSMAKKARPTKNGIVVNLVFTPQEFQRKGYATTCVAYVSQQLLNEGYSFCSLYTDLANPTSNSIYMKIGYEPIIDSVVYGFLYDHEEA is encoded by the coding sequence ATGAACCTAAAAGTATATGAAAGTCCAAACGAATTTTTAGAGAAGGTAGAGGATTTTCTTTTAAAGGAAGAGGTTGTGAACAATCTTGCTTTAGGGCTGCTCTACACTTTAACTAAACCTAACTCTCATTATAAGGATGCTTTTTTAGCATGTGTAGAAAAGAATGAGACTCCTGTTTTAGTAATGGTTATGACACCTCCACATAATCTAATTGTTTATGGAGTTGGTGAAGACGTAAATGAAGCGATTGGGGTGGCGGTTACATCTATAAAAGATATTGGAGTAATCCTTCCAGGCGTTTTAGGACCTAAAGCGTTAGCTGCCGAGTTTTCAGGAGAATGGGTACAACAGATAGGTTGTAGGCTTGAAGTGAAAATGGAGCAAAGAATTTACAAGCTTGAAAAGGTAAATAATGTTCCTCTAAGCAATGGGAAACTTAGGTTAGCAACAAAGGATGACTTGGAGTTAATTGTGGATTGGACGTATCAGTTTTCATTGGTGACCCCTGAGCATCTATCCATAGAAGGAGCAAGAAAACTTGCAGAGCGGGGTATCGAGGAATCTTCTATTTTTATCTGGGATGATAATGGACCAGTTTCGATGGCTAAAAAAGCAAGACCAACGAAAAATGGTATCGTTGTAAATCTAGTGTTCACCCCGCAGGAGTTCCAACGAAAAGGGTATGCAACTACATGTGTAGCATATGTTAGCCAACAGCTACTGAATGAGGGGTATTCGTTTTGTAGCTTGTATACAGATTTAGCCAATCCAACTTCAAATAGCATTTATATGAAAATAGGATATGAACCAATTATTGATTCAGTAGTGTATGGTTTTTTATATGACCATGAAGAGGCCTAG
- a CDS encoding deoxyribonuclease IV, whose protein sequence is MKFGSHISIRNGYFQAAKEASRIGARAFQYFPKNPRSLSVKAFDEKDANQCAVFCKENGIESIAHTPYATNLAVPEHKADDMVAAIFNDLDIANACGSIGVVVHFGVSKNENDPLEGYRWMINILNKVLSKWEGKSKILIENNAGKSGPMGTTLEELVQVRSLTDFPEKIGFCLDTCHAFASGIWSGDNWSELESKGLELDYFTNLHAIHLNNSMYPTKSMRDRHANIHNGCITVGQMKEFILARTVKELPMVLETPSSAQFTHKDEIEFLWELVGG, encoded by the coding sequence ATGAAGTTTGGAAGTCATATCAGCATTCGGAATGGATATTTTCAAGCGGCAAAGGAAGCTTCTCGAATTGGGGCGAGAGCTTTTCAATATTTCCCTAAAAACCCTCGTAGTTTATCCGTCAAAGCATTTGATGAGAAGGATGCCAATCAATGTGCTGTCTTTTGCAAGGAAAACGGAATAGAGTCGATTGCACATACACCATATGCAACGAATTTAGCTGTGCCTGAACATAAAGCGGATGATATGGTGGCTGCTATTTTTAATGATTTAGATATTGCAAATGCATGTGGATCAATTGGTGTAGTTGTTCATTTTGGCGTGTCCAAAAATGAAAATGACCCTTTAGAGGGGTATCGGTGGATGATCAATATTCTTAATAAGGTTCTTTCTAAGTGGGAGGGGAAGAGTAAGATTTTGATTGAAAATAATGCTGGGAAAAGTGGACCAATGGGTACAACGTTAGAAGAGCTTGTCCAGGTTCGATCTCTTACTGATTTTCCAGAAAAGATTGGATTTTGTTTAGATACTTGTCATGCATTTGCAAGCGGAATTTGGAGTGGGGATAACTGGAGTGAGTTAGAGTCTAAGGGACTTGAGCTAGATTACTTTACAAACCTCCACGCAATTCACTTGAATAACTCGATGTATCCGACAAAATCGATGAGAGACCGTCATGCGAACATCCATAATGGTTGTATTACAGTAGGGCAAATGAAAGAGTTTATCTTAGCGAGGACAGTAAAGGAATTGCCGATGGTGTTAGAGACTCCATCATCTGCTCAGTTTACTCATAAAGATGAGATTGAGTTTTTGTGGGAATTGGTTGGAGGGTAG
- a CDS encoding MATE family efflux transporter: MEQTHGYRQKYKQFLIILIPILVTQLGLFAMNFFDVMMSGHVSASDLAGVAIGSSLWVPVFTGLSGILLAITPIVAQLIGSKEKKQVPFMVMQGIYVSVFVSILVVILGFISLDFLLGRMSLDPEVHRIAKEYLIALSYGIIPLFVYSVLRSFIDGLGHTRVSMFITLLSLPINVIFNYLLIFGKFGFPQLGGVGAGYATAITYWCITLISVYIIVKQVPFTQYKVFDKLQSVSFKAWKEILKIGVPIGFAIFFETSIFSAVTLLMSTFDTVTIASHQAALNFASFLYMIPLSISMALTIVIGFEVGAKRLKDAREYSILGVGVAVGLSAVLAAFIYLFRDQVAAIYTKDPAVLALTKQFLIYAIFFQLSDAIAAPIQGALRGYKDVNTTLVMALISYWVIGLPVGVVLATYTSLGAFGYWIGLIVGLAAGAIGLSSRLMIVQKQVRLELKKSAS, from the coding sequence ATGGAACAAACACATGGTTATCGTCAAAAATACAAGCAGTTTTTAATTATTTTAATACCTATCCTCGTGACACAGCTAGGACTATTTGCAATGAACTTCTTTGATGTTATGATGTCTGGTCATGTAAGTGCAAGTGACCTTGCAGGTGTTGCAATCGGATCAAGCCTTTGGGTTCCGGTCTTCACAGGATTAAGTGGGATTTTGTTGGCGATAACACCAATTGTCGCTCAACTAATCGGGTCAAAGGAAAAGAAACAGGTACCTTTTATGGTTATGCAAGGAATCTATGTATCTGTGTTTGTCTCAATTCTAGTTGTCATTTTAGGTTTTATTTCATTAGATTTCTTATTAGGAAGAATGAGTTTAGACCCTGAAGTACATCGAATTGCTAAAGAATACTTAATTGCATTATCTTATGGGATTATCCCTTTATTTGTCTATTCAGTATTGCGTTCTTTTATTGATGGATTGGGTCATACGAGAGTATCGATGTTCATTACCCTTCTGTCCTTACCTATCAATGTTATTTTTAACTATTTACTGATTTTCGGTAAATTTGGTTTTCCACAATTAGGTGGTGTAGGTGCCGGTTACGCAACAGCCATTACCTACTGGTGTATCACTCTTATCTCTGTCTATATTATTGTAAAACAGGTACCCTTTACACAATACAAAGTTTTTGACAAGTTACAGTCTGTATCCTTTAAAGCATGGAAGGAAATTTTAAAAATTGGTGTTCCTATTGGATTCGCCATCTTTTTTGAAACGAGTATCTTTTCTGCAGTGACTTTGTTAATGAGTACTTTTGATACAGTGACAATTGCTTCTCACCAAGCAGCACTAAATTTTGCATCATTTCTATATATGATTCCATTAAGTATTTCAATGGCACTAACGATCGTCATTGGATTTGAAGTGGGAGCAAAACGTCTGAAGGATGCAAGAGAGTACAGTATATTAGGTGTTGGAGTTGCAGTAGGTCTATCGGCGGTTTTAGCAGCATTTATCTATCTCTTTAGAGATCAAGTTGCTGCAATTTACACGAAGGACCCAGCTGTATTAGCTTTAACCAAACAGTTCTTAATTTACGCGATTTTCTTTCAGCTGTCTGACGCAATTGCCGCTCCAATTCAAGGAGCACTTCGCGGTTATAAAGATGTAAATACAACCTTGGTTATGGCCCTTATCTCTTATTGGGTAATTGGTCTTCCAGTTGGAGTCGTATTAGCAACGTATACATCACTTGGGGCTTTCGGCTATTGGATTGGACTAATCGTAGGTTTAGCGGCAGGGGCAATTGGTTTATCGAGTCGATTAATGATTGTTCAAAAACAAGTGAGGTTGGAATTGAAAAAATCAGCCAGTTAA
- a CDS encoding NUDIX domain-containing protein codes for MNRTIRTSIKALIIENENILLIKKKDDEGYYYLFPGGGQEHGETMHEALRRECLEELGCEIMIEDLTFIREYIGKNHEHAEWDQDVHQNEYMFHCHLNKDVPQIEPSNPDDDQIGTEWLPLSEIDRFRVYPQALKQWLKGDIHKAPIYLGDIN; via the coding sequence ATGAATAGAACCATTCGAACATCAATTAAAGCATTGATTATTGAAAATGAAAACATACTGTTAATTAAGAAGAAGGATGATGAAGGTTATTATTATCTGTTTCCAGGCGGAGGTCAGGAACATGGTGAAACGATGCATGAAGCACTAAGACGTGAATGCCTCGAGGAACTTGGTTGTGAAATTATGATTGAAGACTTAACGTTCATCCGTGAGTACATTGGTAAAAATCATGAGCATGCCGAATGGGATCAAGATGTCCATCAAAATGAGTATATGTTTCATTGCCATCTGAACAAAGATGTGCCACAGATTGAACCTTCAAATCCTGATGATGACCAAATTGGCACTGAGTGGTTACCTTTAAGTGAAATTGACAGGTTTAGAGTATATCCCCAAGCACTAAAACAATGGTTAAAAGGGGATATTCATAAAGCTCCTATCTATTTGGGCGATATTAATTAG